The stretch of DNA AGGGGGCAGTGCTTCACCGGCATGCAGCAGAAGGTCAGGGACCGCACGTCCCCGCCGCGGCAGAGCTGCTTTGGCGCATTGTACCACCCGGTCTCGTCGGCCTTGCGGCAGATGGCGGCGTCGATCCCGGCCAGGGTGCGTTCGTCAGAGCGCCGCGCCAGGGAGACCATATCGGCCCCGTGGGCGAACATATCCATCGCTCGGTCGAACGAGGTGATGGAGTTGTTCGCGATGAGAGTGAGCGGGCAGGCGTTCCTGATCTGCCGCAGGCGGGCATAGCCGAAGTCCATTAAGTCCACGTGGATGATGTCGGCCCCGGCCTTCCAGAGCAGGCGGGCCAGGCGCCGGTCGTCGGCTGCCACGCCAGCCCGGATCTTCACCGAGACGGTGACGTCGAAGCCCTTGAGGGCGCGGACGGTCTCGGCAAGAAGGTGCGGCGTTTTCAGCAGGGTCTCGCCGCACCCGGCCGCCGTCATCAACGGCTGGCGGCAGTGGGCGTCGATCTCGTAGACGACGCCGTCCCCGATGGCGTCGGCGACCGCCGCATAGGAGGCCGGAGCGCTCCCCCGGAGGTTGAGGCCGGTGACGACCCCGCTCCCCTCCAGGGCGCCGATCTCTGTGCGCAGCGCGGCGATCGGGTCGTCGTACAGGAACTCGGCCCGCCCTTCGGCGGCCATCTGCCGGCTCGCCTCCATCGTGGCCTCGTCAATAGAATAGCCGCCGATAAAGGCGGCGCCGATATGGTCAGCCCGGGCGAGCACATAGGCGGCGTTCACCATCCCGGCCATGGATGCAATCGCAACCGGGGTCCTGACCACCTGACCGTTGATGATCAGTCCGCAGCGCTCGTAGCTGTCGATCATAATTCCATCCAGATTGGCCCCACCATCACAAAGTCCTTTGGTCACCGCGGTGCGGGGGGCGAACACCCGCACCCCCTTCTCTCAGGGAGGAGAGGGAAGAGGAGCAGGATTCGTAATACTTTTATGATCTGAAAGTTGTACACAGTAGTATATGGCAAGAACAGGATTATTACTCGTCGGACACGGCAGCAAACTCCCCTACAATAAGGAGCTCATCGAGAGCACGGCGGCGCTGATCGCCAGTCAGCACCCGGAGTACCTCGTCAGGCCGGGCTTCATGTCGATGAACGAACCGAGCGTCGACGAGGCCCTGGACGCATTCAAAAAGGACGAGATCGACCTCCTGATCGTCGTGCCCCTCTTCCTGGCAAAGGGCGTCCACATCCTCCAGGACATCCCCGAGCTCCTCGGCCTGCCCGAGGGCGCGAAGAAGGGCACCTTCGCCCACGCCACCGGAGCGATCCCCCTGGTCTATGCCGACCCGATCGGCGGCGACCCGCTGCTCGCCGACCTGATGGTCAAGAACGCCGAAGCGGCGATCCGGTCGAACTCCTGAGAATGAAGATCCTCGTCCTCGACACCATCCACGGCGGCGCCGCCCTCGCAGAGGCCCTGAAGAGGGCAGGCCATGCCGTCGATATGGTGGACGTCTACCGGGGACGCGAAGGAATACCTGCCGGAGAGGCGGCACGGCGCCGCTACGACCTGGTCGCCGCCCCGGTCCACCTCGACCCGGCCCATCCTCTCCTCTGTGCGGCGCCCCGGAGGATCACCCACCACGAGGCGGTGCGGATGCTCCTCGTCGGGAACCGCCCGGCCCGGATGATCGAGATCACCGGCGCGCGCGGCAAGACGACGACGGCGACCGCCCTTGCCTCGGTGCTGCCCGGCCCGGGCATCCTTCACACCTCGATGGGCACCGTCCGCTATCCTGAGGGCGTCACCCTCTGGAAACGCTCCATCACCCCGGCCTCGGTGCTCCCGGCGGCGGCGGAGGCGGCCCGTATCGGCGGCTGGCTCGTCGCCGAGGAGTCCCTCGGCGTCACCGGGGCCGGGGACCTCGCTATTCTCACCGCGACCGGGGACTACACGATCGCCGCCGGGAAAAGGCGCGCCCTTGCCGAGAAGATCAGGTCCATGAGCGGGTGCGCCGAAGTGCTCATCCCCCCGGGGACCGATCTGCCCGGTGCCTGCGCCGCCGACACGATCGCCGTCGTCACCGGGACGCTCTGCCGCTACCGGTGGAAAGGGATCGAGGGCGCGTTCGAGAACCCCCTCCTCGCGCTGCCCGGTTACAGGACGCCCCTCCAGATGGCGGCGGCGGCGGCCTGCCTGCTCGGCGCCGACCCCGCGGCCCTCGCCGCTTTTGCACCCTTAGAGGGCCGGATGGCCGTCGCCCGGCGGGACGGGAAGGTCATCGTCGACAACGCCAACAGCGGGACCTGCCGGGAGACGGCGGTCGGCGCCGCCGCCTATGCCCGCGCCCTCGCGGGCGGCGGCCCCCTCACCCTGGTGATCGGGACCGAGGGGCAGACCATCTGCGAGGGGTTCCCGGCAGATGAGGTGAAACGGACGATCGACGATATCCGCCCTGACCGCGTGGTGCTCGTCGGCGACTACCCGGAGATCGAGGGAATAACGGCCGGAGACCTTGCAGAAGGGGCCGGCATCGCAGAAGAGATCGCAAACGACGGCGGCGCGGTCGTCCTCGCCGTCAAGACATGGAGATAACCATGGATTACATACAGCCAAGGCCCAGTTCAATCGTCGCAGCCCTGTACACCGCCCGGGACCTCGAGGTGGAGGTGGCGATCCTCCACGGCCCGTCCGGGTGCTCGTTCAAGCACGCCCGCCTCCTCGAAGAGGACGGCATGCGGGTGCTGACCACCTCCCTCGCCGACAACGAGTTCATCTTCGGCGGTCAGGCGGTTCTCGAGCGGGTGCTCAAGGGAGCCGAGAAAGATTTTGCCCCGAAGCGGATGGCGGTGGTCGGCACCTGCGTCTCGATGATCATCGGCGAGGACCTGCAGGCGGCGATCGACGCCTCCGGGGTCGAGACCCCGACGATCGCGATCGACATCCACGCCGGCTTCAGGGAGAACATCCAGGGGGTGCTCGCCGCCCTCGAACCGGCGGCGGCGATCGGCTGGATCAGCGCCGACGAACTCGAACGGCAGCGGCGGCTGCTCGCGGCGGCGAACGAGGTCGAGCACCTGCGGGGCGCGGCCTCCCGCTCCTATATCGAGCCCTCCCGCGGCGACCTCAAGCACGTCGCGGCCAGGCGCCTCATCGACCTGGCGCGGGAGGGAAAACGGGGCATCGCCGTCATGAACGCCAAGAAGGAGACCGCCTATATGTTCGCCGACGAACTCCTCGCCCTCCATGATGCCTGCCCCGACGCCGAGATCACCTACATCGCCAACCTCGAAGACCGCGGCCTGCCCAAGGTGCGGGCCGACGCCGCCCGGGTCCTCCAGGGGATGCGCGAGGCCGGGCTCGAGCCCGAACTCCTCGGCGCCCTCGACGAGTACGGGGCGAACGGCGACGCCATCGGCGAGCGGATCAGGGAGATCGAGCCCGACTTCGCCCTCATCGTCGGCGTCCCCCATGCGGTCCCGCCAGAGTATACGGCGGGCGTCGAGGTGGTCTCGGTCACCAACGGCCCGCGGCAGGTGGCGCCCCTCCGCGAGATGGGGCACGCGGCGGTCGTCGTCGAGGTGGACCTCCACCCCAAGACCCTGGGCGTGCGCTCGATCGTCGAGAGCGAGTTCGGCGCCGTCGTGCGCAGCATCGCCCGGGGTGAATGAGATGAAGGCCCTCCTTGTCACCGGGGACCGCTCGGGCAGCGGGAAGACGAGCATCACCCTGGCCGTCGCCGCCCTCCTGGCGCA from Methanofollis liminatans DSM 4140 encodes:
- the cfbE gene encoding coenzyme F430 synthase: MKILVLDTIHGGAALAEALKRAGHAVDMVDVYRGREGIPAGEAARRRYDLVAAPVHLDPAHPLLCAAPRRITHHEAVRMLLVGNRPARMIEITGARGKTTTATALASVLPGPGILHTSMGTVRYPEGVTLWKRSITPASVLPAAAEAARIGGWLVAEESLGVTGAGDLAILTATGDYTIAAGKRRALAEKIRSMSGCAEVLIPPGTDLPGACAADTIAVVTGTLCRYRWKGIEGAFENPLLALPGYRTPLQMAAAAACLLGADPAALAAFAPLEGRMAVARRDGKVIVDNANSGTCRETAVGAAAYARALAGGGPLTLVIGTEGQTICEGFPADEVKRTIDDIRPDRVVLVGDYPEIEGITAGDLAEGAGIAEEIANDGGAVVLAVKTWR
- the cfbA gene encoding sirohydrochlorin nickelochelatase, whose amino-acid sequence is MARTGLLLVGHGSKLPYNKELIESTAALIASQHPEYLVRPGFMSMNEPSVDEALDAFKKDEIDLLIVVPLFLAKGVHILQDIPELLGLPEGAKKGTFAHATGAIPLVYADPIGGDPLLADLMVKNAEAAIRSNS
- the cfbD gene encoding Ni-sirohydrochlorin a,c-diamide reductive cyclase catalytic subunit, translated to MDYIQPRPSSIVAALYTARDLEVEVAILHGPSGCSFKHARLLEEDGMRVLTTSLADNEFIFGGQAVLERVLKGAEKDFAPKRMAVVGTCVSMIIGEDLQAAIDASGVETPTIAIDIHAGFRENIQGVLAALEPAAAIGWISADELERQRRLLAAANEVEHLRGAASRSYIEPSRGDLKHVAARRLIDLAREGKRGIAVMNAKKETAYMFADELLALHDACPDAEITYIANLEDRGLPKVRADAARVLQGMREAGLEPELLGALDEYGANGDAIGERIREIEPDFALIVGVPHAVPPEYTAGVEVVSVTNGPRQVAPLREMGHAAVVVEVDLHPKTLGVRSIVESEFGAVVRSIARGE
- a CDS encoding methanogenesis marker 9 domain-containing protein, translated to MIDSYERCGLIINGQVVRTPVAIASMAGMVNAAYVLARADHIGAAFIGGYSIDEATMEASRQMAAEGRAEFLYDDPIAALRTEIGALEGSGVVTGLNLRGSAPASYAAVADAIGDGVVYEIDAHCRQPLMTAAGCGETLLKTPHLLAETVRALKGFDVTVSVKIRAGVAADDRRLARLLWKAGADIIHVDLMDFGYARLRQIRNACPLTLIANNSITSFDRAMDMFAHGADMVSLARRSDERTLAGIDAAICRKADETGWYNAPKQLCRGGDVRSLTFCCMPVKHCPLLPFLDNIGFSREAYMEVKREAVKGTPLEGGRTTCFGSLAWCCKSSSPCMLREVAMKEAGVDTPAYMREKRLLSEKIMERVFDAVPDDHED